DNA sequence from the Bradyrhizobium sp. CIAT3101 genome:
CGATCTCACGACCCAGCTGGTGCAGGCCGAAGAAGACGGCAACAAGCTCACCAATGAGGAGCTGACGGCCAACATCATCCTCTTGTTCGGCGCCGGCCACGAGACCACCGTCAATCTGATCGGCAATGGCCTGTTGGCGCTCCATCGCAACCCGGACCAGCTCGCGCTCTTGAAGGCGCGGCCCGACCTGATCACCAACGCGATTGAGGAGTTCCTGCGCTACGATTCGTCGGTCCAGATGACCGGCCGCGTCACGCTGGAGGAGATCGACGATCTCGGCGGCAAGCGGATCCCCAAGGGCGAGACCGTGCTCTGCCTGCTCGGCTCGGCCAATCACGATCCGGCGGTCTATCCTGATCATCCGGACCGGCTGGACATCACCCGGCCGAACGTCCGGCCGCTGTCGTTCGGCGGCGGGATCCATTTCTGCCTGGGGGCCCAATTGGCGCGCATCGAGGCCGAGATCGCCATCGCGACGCTGTTGCGCCGGTTGCCGGATCTGCGCATCGACGACGTCGAAAACCCGGCATGGCGTCCGACTTTCGTACTGAGGGGCCTCAAGCAACTGCCGGCGAGCTGGTGAGGGCGCCCGGCGTTAACCTCCGTGCGCAACAGTCGCTGTGACTTCGCCACACTTCCCTTTATATAAGGGGCAGTTCCGGCGCGCCTGAAGCTTGGTTGTAGGCTTGGGTTTGAAAGGCTTGGGTTTGACCCGGGTGCCGGCTTGGCCGAGGGGAGACCCGTGCAGACGACGCTGCTCGGATTGGCAATTGCCTTTATCTTAGCGCTGCTGGCCGCGCTGGTCGGGCCTTATTTCGTCGACTGGAACCAGTTCAGGCCCCAGTTTGAGGCGGAGGCGAGCCAGATCATCGGCGTGCCGGTGCGCGTGGCCGGTGAGCTCGATGCGCGGCTGCTGCCGGCGCCGACGCTGCGGCTGCGCTCGGTCACCTTCGGCGGCAACAACGATCTCGGCCGGCTGCGTGCCGACAAGCTCGATGTCGAGTTCAGCCTGAGCTCCCTGATGCGCGGCGAATGGCGCGCCACCGAGCTTTCGGTCGGCGGCATGGCGGTTGATCTCGGGCTCGACACCAGGGGCAGGGTCGATTTGCCGTCCACGGCGAGCGGCACCTTCAACCTGGCTTCGCTCGCCATCGAACGCCTGAACCTCACCGGCCGCATCGCGTTTCATGACGCCGCCAGCCGCTCGACGCTGGAGCTCAACGACATCGTCTTCTCCGGCGACGTCCGCTCGCTCGCGGGTTCAGTGCGCGGCGACGGCAATTTCACCGCCGCAGGCGTGCGCTATCCGTTCCGCGTCTCCTCCGGTCCGAGCCCCGACGGCAGCGCCACCCGTCTTCACCTCAACATCGATCCCGGCGAGCGCGCCATTCTCGCCGATCTCGAAGGCGTTCTTGCCTTCGACAACCGCCAGCCGAAATTCGACGGCGCGCTGACGCTGGCCGTGCCGCCGGCGAAGAAGCCGGGCGAGGCGGGGCCGATGCCCTGGAAGCTCACCGCAAAACTCAAGGCCGATCCGGCCGGTGCCAAATTCGACCAGATCGACGCGAGCTTTGGCCCGGAAGACACCGCCCTGAAGCTCGGCGGCGTTGGCGATCTCAAGTTTGGTGCCTCGCCGCTGCTGCGCGCGGTGCTGTCGGCGCGGCAGGTCGACGCCGACAAGCTCGCCGGCCGCGACGATGCCGAGCCGCTGCGCATCCTGCCGGCGCTGCGTGCGGGTCTTGCCGCGATCCCGCAGGCGCCGATCCCGGCGCAGATCGAGTTCAACTCCGACCAGATCATGCTGGGCGGCCGCCCGCTCCAGAACATCACGACCGAGCTGCAGACGGACGGCCGGTCCTGGACCTTCCAGCGGCTCGAGCTGCGCGCCCCCGGCATGACGCAGCTCTCGCTCAACGGCGCCACGCCGGGTGCCGACAGCTTCAGCGGCCGCCTCAGCGTCGAGTCCTCCGATCCCGATACGCTGGTGGCCTGGCTCCTGGGCCGCAGCGAGGTCAACCGCCGCAGCACGCGGCCGTTGCGCGTTGCCGGCGACGTGACGATCGCCGCCAACCATCTCGCCATCGACAAAATGAAGGCCGACATCGAAGGCGGCGCCGTCGAGGGCCGCATTGCCTTCGTGCAGACCGGCGCCAGCAAAGGCTCGCGGATCGATGCCGAGCTCAAGGCCGACCGTCTCGATCTCGACACCGCCGCGAGTTTTGTCCGCGCGCTGGCCGGACCGCAGGGCGAATGGCCGGAGGAGGTAAAGCTCTCGCTCGACGTCGGCCGCGCGATCTCGGCCGGACAGGAGCTGCGGCCGTTCGCGGCAAGGCTCGGCTACGGTCCGACCTCGCTGTCGCTGGAGCAGTTGCGCTTCGGCCAGGCCAGCGGCGTGACCACGGAGGCGAGCGGCAGTTTCGATCGCACCAGGGCCACCGGCAAGCTCGCGCTGAAATCCTCGGCCAATTCGCTCGGCGACCTCACGGCGCTGCTGGAACCTATCGCGCCGGCGCTGCGCGCACGCTTCGATGCGATCGCGCCGCTGCCGGGCGCAACACGCCTGAAGCTCGACCTCAGCCTCGACAAGAACGCCGAACACGCCGATCGCAGCGACGCGCGCGTCGTGTTCGACCTCGATGCGCCGCAGCTCAAGGCCACCGCGACGCTCGCCGCGCAGCCGCTGGTGGCCGCGGTCAACGGCATCGATATCGGAAAAATGCGCGACAGCGACTTCACGCTGGAGTCGAAACTGTCATCGCCGCAGGCCGCTTCGCTGACGGCGGTGCTCGGCCTCGATCGCATCGTCGCGGCAGGCGAGGGCGCCTCGCAGATCGCAGGCAAGCTGAGCGGCGCGTGGCGCCGGCCGTTGCAACTGAACGCCAAGCTCAGCGGCGGCGGGCTGGATGCGGACGCCCAAGGCAGCGTCGAATTGTCGACGCCGGAGCCGAAGGCCAGCATCAATTTGCGCGTCCGCAACGCCAATCTGGCGCCGCTGTTCGGGACCAGCCCGGCCGACAAATCGGCGCAGAATGTCAGTCTTTCCTCCCGCGTCGGACTATCCGGCAATCGTCTGACCCTCGACGATCTCGACAGCACCGCTTTCGGCTCGCACCTGCGCGGCCGACTCGCCATGACGCTCGATCAGGAGAAACGCATTGATGGCGAATTCGGGCTCGACACGCTCGATCTGATGCCCGCGCTCGCGCTTGCCGTCGGCGCGGCCGGGCGTGACAGCGGCGAGGCGCTGAGCGCAGGTCTCGTCGGCGGCTGGCGCGGCCGGATCGCGTTCCAGGCATTGCGCGGCGGCCTGCCGGGCGGGATCGAGATGCGCCCGTTCAGCGGCACGATCAAGGGCGACGGTCAGTCGCTTGCGCTCGATGCGCTCAAGGGCGGCGTCGGTGGCGGCGAGATGACCGCAAGCCTCGATGCGCGCAACGGCCCCGGCGGTCT
Encoded proteins:
- a CDS encoding AsmA family protein, whose amino-acid sequence is MQTTLLGLAIAFILALLAALVGPYFVDWNQFRPQFEAEASQIIGVPVRVAGELDARLLPAPTLRLRSVTFGGNNDLGRLRADKLDVEFSLSSLMRGEWRATELSVGGMAVDLGLDTRGRVDLPSTASGTFNLASLAIERLNLTGRIAFHDAASRSTLELNDIVFSGDVRSLAGSVRGDGNFTAAGVRYPFRVSSGPSPDGSATRLHLNIDPGERAILADLEGVLAFDNRQPKFDGALTLAVPPAKKPGEAGPMPWKLTAKLKADPAGAKFDQIDASFGPEDTALKLGGVGDLKFGASPLLRAVLSARQVDADKLAGRDDAEPLRILPALRAGLAAIPQAPIPAQIEFNSDQIMLGGRPLQNITTELQTDGRSWTFQRLELRAPGMTQLSLNGATPGADSFSGRLSVESSDPDTLVAWLLGRSEVNRRSTRPLRVAGDVTIAANHLAIDKMKADIEGGAVEGRIAFVQTGASKGSRIDAELKADRLDLDTAASFVRALAGPQGEWPEEVKLSLDVGRAISAGQELRPFAARLGYGPTSLSLEQLRFGQASGVTTEASGSFDRTRATGKLALKSSANSLGDLTALLEPIAPALRARFDAIAPLPGATRLKLDLSLDKNAEHADRSDARVVFDLDAPQLKATATLAAQPLVAAVNGIDIGKMRDSDFTLESKLSSPQAASLTAVLGLDRIVAAGEGASQIAGKLSGAWRRPLQLNAKLSGGGLDADAQGSVELSTPEPKASINLRVRNANLAPLFGTSPADKSAQNVSLSSRVGLSGNRLTLDDLDSTAFGSHLRGRLAMTLDQEKRIDGEFGLDTLDLMPALALAVGAAGRDSGEALSAGLVGGWRGRIAFQALRGGLPGGIEMRPFSGTIKGDGQSLALDALKGGVGGGEMTASLDARNGPGGLALNAHLDLTNVDAASLRYRDLALTKGRASVQMTLTSQGRSVSALTGALAGNGTVTLDAAEISGLNPRAFEIAIRASDGGQVGDDNRLRQLVEPALSAAPIAVASVQIAFTIRDGRLRVGATPLEAKNARAIVSGGYDIPADQADIRASLTPIMTGLSGAPPEIQLFAAGPPDKLSRTVDLTPLSSWLAVRTIDRETRRLDAIERGEPPPATAALPTLVSPEPEPAPSLTDVPMPGRDPRRAPPKAKVEPKVAPMPKAPLAAPAAPSPPLASQQVAPLPPPIDVRPAPGPPPAKPRPKPPLVLTPSNP